A region of Salinibacter sp. 10B DNA encodes the following proteins:
- the uxaC gene encoding glucuronate isomerase, whose amino-acid sequence MARLTLHDDRFFDPNPAIRRIARMLYSEVRDLPLVCPHGHVPPALLAENEPFPEPTSLIFTPDHYIFRMLYSQGLRLEDLGIPTVDGTPVEDNPRTIWQTFGEHYYLFRGTPTRAWLDYELYTVFDVRQRLDGDTAMDIYDQIQSKLQQPEFRPRALFDQFDIDVLTTTDAASDSLEHHQALRASDWDGRVVPCFRPDAALQIAADGWKKELHRLADAADTTIDSYEAFVQALEDRRAYFKEMGATSTDHGVYNPHTERLSDGAAERIFQRALAGEATEDDQAQFEAHMLMEMARMSVDDGLVMQIHPGSYRNHNEALYQRFGADVGGDIPVRTEYTRNLKALLNAYGTNPDFSLVVFTLDETSYGRELAPLAGHYPAMRIGPPWWFFDSIEGMKRYRRQITETAGFYNTAGFNDDTRAFLSIPARHDLARRLDANYVATLVARHQIELDEAHDIMEDLAIGLVRDTYNLGTE is encoded by the coding sequence ATGGCTCGTCTCACCCTCCACGACGACCGCTTCTTCGATCCGAACCCCGCCATTCGCCGCATCGCGCGGATGCTGTACAGCGAGGTGCGCGATCTGCCCCTCGTGTGTCCGCATGGCCACGTGCCGCCGGCGCTCCTGGCCGAAAACGAGCCGTTCCCGGAACCGACCTCCCTCATCTTCACGCCGGACCACTACATTTTTCGGATGCTGTACTCGCAGGGCCTTCGGCTGGAGGATCTGGGCATTCCGACAGTGGACGGCACGCCGGTGGAAGACAACCCCCGCACCATCTGGCAGACGTTTGGCGAACACTACTACCTCTTCCGCGGCACCCCGACCCGCGCCTGGCTCGACTACGAGCTCTACACCGTCTTCGACGTGCGTCAACGGCTGGATGGCGACACGGCAATGGACATCTACGACCAGATTCAGTCCAAGCTGCAGCAACCCGAGTTTCGCCCGCGGGCGCTCTTCGACCAGTTCGACATCGACGTTCTCACGACCACGGACGCCGCGTCCGATTCCCTGGAGCACCACCAGGCGCTCCGTGCGTCGGACTGGGACGGGCGCGTGGTGCCCTGCTTCCGCCCCGACGCCGCCCTCCAGATTGCGGCGGACGGGTGGAAGAAGGAACTCCATCGCCTCGCCGACGCCGCCGACACGACCATCGACTCGTATGAGGCGTTTGTGCAGGCCCTCGAAGACCGGCGCGCCTACTTCAAAGAAATGGGGGCCACCTCCACGGACCACGGCGTCTACAACCCTCACACAGAGCGCCTGTCCGACGGGGCGGCCGAGCGCATCTTCCAGCGGGCGCTGGCGGGAGAGGCCACCGAGGACGACCAGGCCCAGTTCGAGGCCCACATGCTCATGGAAATGGCGCGCATGAGCGTGGATGACGGCCTCGTGATGCAGATCCATCCGGGCTCGTACCGCAACCACAACGAGGCCTTGTATCAGCGCTTCGGCGCCGACGTCGGGGGCGATATTCCGGTGCGCACCGAATACACACGCAACCTGAAGGCCCTGCTCAATGCGTACGGCACCAATCCAGACTTCTCCCTGGTCGTCTTTACCCTCGACGAGACGTCGTACGGACGCGAGCTGGCGCCCCTGGCCGGCCATTACCCGGCGATGCGGATCGGTCCCCCCTGGTGGTTCTTCGACAGCATCGAGGGCATGAAGCGCTATCGTCGCCAAATTACGGAAACGGCCGGCTTCTACAACACCGCCGGATTCAACGACGATACCCGTGCGTTCCTCTCCATCCCCGCCCGGCACGACCTCGCCCGCCGCCTCGACGCCAATTACGTGGCCACGCTCGTCGCCCGTCATCAAATCGAATTGGATGAGGCCCACGACATCATGGAGGACCTCGCGATCGGCCTGGTGCGTGACACCTACAACCTGGGGACAGAGTGA